In the genome of Halapricum salinum, one region contains:
- the twy1 gene encoding 4-demethylwyosine synthase TYW1, translated as MSESDGPKQVDDPDYHSVNHTAAQTCGWTDNALQGEGKCYKYVFYGIESHRCMQMTPVVKCNERCVFCWRDHAGHAYELGDVEWDDPEAVVDASIDLQRKLLSGYGGNDNVPDDVFEQAMEPRHVAISLDGEPTLYPYLPELIEEFHARDITTFLVSNGTNPEVLERCDPTQLYVSVDAPDRGTFENTVKPVEEDLWERLIETLDVLAAKDDTRTVIRTTLVGGENVHHPEWYAAMCDRANADFVELKAYMHIGHSRGRLDRNSMLDHDDVVEFAEEMQRFLPAHDEIKEVPESRVAMLSTENDTWVPKLKKQSDFWADDPLVEYGD; from the coding sequence ATGAGCGAGTCGGACGGGCCGAAACAGGTCGACGACCCCGACTACCACAGTGTCAACCACACTGCGGCCCAGACCTGCGGCTGGACCGACAACGCCCTCCAGGGGGAGGGCAAATGTTACAAGTACGTCTTCTACGGTATCGAGAGCCATCGCTGCATGCAGATGACGCCCGTCGTCAAGTGTAACGAGCGCTGTGTCTTCTGCTGGCGCGATCACGCCGGCCACGCCTACGAACTCGGCGATGTCGAGTGGGACGACCCCGAGGCCGTCGTCGACGCCTCTATCGACCTCCAGCGAAAACTCCTGTCGGGCTACGGCGGTAACGACAACGTCCCCGACGACGTCTTCGAGCAGGCGATGGAACCACGCCACGTCGCCATCAGTCTCGACGGCGAACCCACGCTCTATCCCTATCTCCCCGAACTCATCGAGGAGTTTCACGCGCGGGACATCACGACCTTCCTCGTCAGCAACGGCACCAACCCCGAGGTGCTCGAGCGCTGTGATCCCACCCAGCTATACGTCTCGGTCGACGCACCCGACCGAGGCACCTTCGAGAACACGGTCAAGCCTGTCGAGGAGGACCTCTGGGAACGCCTGATCGAGACGCTGGACGTCCTCGCTGCAAAGGACGACACGCGGACTGTCATTCGGACGACTCTCGTGGGTGGCGAGAACGTCCACCACCCCGAGTGGTACGCCGCGATGTGCGACCGCGCGAACGCGGACTTCGTCGAACTCAAAGCCTACATGCACATCGGCCACTCCCGCGGTCGACTGGACAGGAATTCGATGCTCGACCACGACGACGTCGTCGAATTCGCCGAGGAGATGCAGCGATTCCTCCCCGCCCACGACGAGATCAAGGAGGTCCCCGAGTCCCGCGTCGCGATGCTCTCGACTGAAAACGACACCTGGGTCCCGAAACTCAAAAAGCAGAGCGACTTCTGGGCCGACGACCCGCTCGTGGAATACGGCGACTGA